A window from Planococcus maritimus encodes these proteins:
- a CDS encoding thymidylate synthase: MKQYLALCEHILDQGAKKEDRTGTGTLSVFGHQMRFDLAEGFPLMTTKKTAFRLIVSELLWFIKGDTNVQTLLKDNNHIWDEWAFAQWVESDEYDGPDMKDFGRRAQRDPEFAELYKEQMTSFQEKVLADNEFANKYGDLGPVYGKQWRSWAATDGGQIDQLKNVVESIKNNPDSRRHLVTAWNPEFIDDMALPPCHIMFQFYVADGKLSCQLYQRSADVFLGVPFNIASYALLTHLVAKECGLEPGEFIHTTGDTHLYVNHLEQVQEQLGREPKALPSLKLTEGKSMFDMNMEDIQIEGYDPHPRIKAPVAV; this comes from the coding sequence ATGAAACAATATTTAGCGTTGTGTGAACATATCCTAGATCAAGGAGCCAAGAAAGAAGACCGTACAGGAACCGGCACGCTTAGCGTATTCGGTCATCAAATGCGTTTTGACCTAGCGGAAGGCTTCCCGCTCATGACTACTAAGAAAACGGCGTTTCGCCTGATCGTCTCAGAACTGTTGTGGTTCATCAAAGGCGATACGAATGTCCAGACCTTATTGAAGGATAATAACCACATTTGGGACGAGTGGGCATTTGCCCAATGGGTCGAGAGCGATGAATACGACGGGCCGGACATGAAGGATTTTGGCCGCCGGGCACAACGCGATCCGGAATTTGCGGAACTGTATAAAGAGCAAATGACGTCGTTCCAGGAAAAAGTATTGGCGGATAATGAGTTTGCAAATAAATACGGAGATCTTGGGCCAGTTTACGGCAAGCAATGGCGATCGTGGGCAGCGACTGATGGAGGCCAGATCGACCAGCTGAAAAATGTCGTCGAATCGATCAAGAACAACCCAGACTCGCGCCGCCATTTGGTGACGGCATGGAATCCGGAATTCATCGATGACATGGCGCTTCCGCCTTGCCACATCATGTTCCAGTTTTATGTAGCAGACGGTAAATTATCGTGCCAGCTCTACCAAAGAAGTGCAGACGTCTTTCTCGGCGTGCCGTTCAATATCGCGTCCTACGCATTATTGACGCATCTGGTCGCCAAGGAATGCGGGCTAGAGCCAGGAGAGTTTATCCATACAACAGGCGATACGCATCTCTATGTGAACCATTTAGAGCAAGTGCAGGAGCAATTGGGCAGAGAACCGAAAGCTTTGCCGTCATTGAAATTGACAGAAGGCAAATCGATGTTCGACATGAACATGGAAGACATACAAATCGAGGGCTATGACCCGCATCCGCGGATCAAAGCGCCTGTTGCAGTTTAA
- a CDS encoding dihydrofolate reductase has translation MISLMVAHDPNHVIGKDNQLPWHIPGDLAYFKKHTIGKGMVMGRNTFESIGRPLPKRRNVVVTRNTQYTAQGADITHNLSDAIELAREQHEEVMVIGGEQIFREALKVADRLYITLVHQAFEGDTFFPEYGREWKLVSESERHYSNDIPYSYLVYERSGGQTRD, from the coding sequence ATGATTTCATTAATGGTAGCGCATGACCCAAATCACGTGATTGGCAAGGACAATCAATTGCCTTGGCATATTCCCGGGGATTTGGCTTATTTTAAAAAACACACCATCGGCAAAGGCATGGTAATGGGCCGTAATACATTCGAGTCAATCGGCCGCCCTTTGCCAAAGCGGCGCAATGTGGTCGTGACGCGCAATACGCAGTATACGGCACAAGGTGCAGATATTACGCATAACTTGAGTGATGCGATTGAGTTGGCCAGAGAGCAGCATGAGGAAGTCATGGTCATCGGCGGCGAGCAGATCTTCCGGGAAGCCTTGAAGGTGGCAGACAGGCTCTACATTACGTTAGTTCACCAAGCATTCGAAGGAGATACGTTTTTTCCTGAATACGGAAGGGAATGGAAGTTAGTATCGGAGTCTGAACGCCACTATTCAAACGATATCCCGTACAGTTATTTAGTGTATGAGCGTTCAGGAGGACAAACACGTGATTAA
- a CDS encoding YpjP family protein translates to MKSWWQKSLMVVVAVLTLGAITPNHMIWESLLDEKGEPKSHASQGDTKQYTIEWIDPEEYYVTTDSILADFRQAAEEQSYIKFGSRIGPVIDSEFRTRILPTIQNVIDTELAAYDKDRLRNLTISEKPSGDHAEKIFHVYDKDSGQDEIRFHVRTEKKPLEGYSFNFHYHLASDEYQRHISIGDIYWSKNTPPKWLS, encoded by the coding sequence GTGAAAAGCTGGTGGCAAAAATCCTTGATGGTCGTAGTAGCGGTCCTGACACTGGGCGCCATTACACCGAACCATATGATTTGGGAATCCTTGCTCGATGAAAAAGGGGAGCCGAAATCACATGCAAGCCAAGGTGATACGAAACAGTACACAATTGAATGGATTGACCCAGAAGAATATTATGTAACGACGGATTCAATTTTAGCCGATTTCCGCCAAGCTGCTGAAGAGCAGTCTTACATAAAATTCGGCTCGCGCATCGGGCCAGTGATCGATTCGGAATTCCGTACGCGCATTTTGCCGACGATCCAGAACGTCATCGACACGGAACTGGCTGCATACGACAAAGACAGATTGCGTAATTTGACGATTTCCGAAAAACCATCCGGCGACCATGCCGAGAAAATTTTCCATGTTTACGACAAAGATAGCGGGCAAGATGAAATCCGCTTCCATGTGCGCACAGAGAAAAAACCGCTCGAAGGCTATTCGTTCAATTTCCATTACCATTTGGCAAGCGACGAGTACCAGAGACACATCAGCATCGGGGATATCTACTGGTCCAAAAATACTCCGCCTAAATGGCTTTCCTGA
- a CDS encoding DUF2513 domain-containing protein, with product MKRDMDLVRELLLLIEAQEDDSQELKLPPSIDEKVAKYHLKLLEQAGYIKVSRFAVGDNMTWLFSSLTWDGQEFLAAIKNDTVWNRVKQSVKEKGGSIPFEVLKSLAIKMSATYFLG from the coding sequence ATGAAAAGAGACATGGATTTAGTGAGAGAGCTGTTGCTATTAATCGAGGCACAAGAGGATGATAGTCAAGAGCTCAAGCTTCCGCCATCTATCGATGAAAAAGTTGCGAAGTATCATTTAAAGCTGTTAGAACAGGCTGGTTATATAAAAGTTTCGCGTTTCGCTGTAGGTGATAACATGACCTGGCTATTCAGTTCTTTAACATGGGATGGGCAAGAGTTTTTGGCAGCAATTAAGAATGACACGGTGTGGAACCGTGTGAAACAATCCGTTAAAGAGAAGGGTGGTTCAATCCCTTTCGAAGTTCTTAAAAGCTTGGCAATTAAGATGTCGGCAACTTACTTTTTAGGTTAA
- a CDS encoding GDSL-type esterase/lipase family protein, which translates to MKRILYIVIVLSIVLAGCASTFNFGKEEAAPRLTVEFPPYTVPPNFIPQTVIITALGDSLSQGVGDTENRGGYAGRLALEMAEWPGVEGIALENTAKRGRRSDQLLALFQQGKLSGPLLASDYIFMTIGGNDVMRIVKRDLFSLNVDAFSEEMIFYQNRFETIYASIRSLNPSAPLIVIGLYNPFSLVTDEVKEFDEIIASYNGVMEETLEDDPHACFVPVSDLFVGNDNLVYHTDFFHPNSKGYDLMAERVSETMGDCGISFQE; encoded by the coding sequence GTGAAACGCATCCTGTATATTGTCATCGTTTTATCGATCGTGCTTGCGGGATGTGCTTCGACGTTCAATTTCGGTAAAGAAGAAGCGGCTCCGCGATTAACGGTGGAGTTTCCGCCTTACACGGTCCCGCCGAATTTTATCCCACAGACCGTTATCATTACCGCTCTTGGTGATTCCTTGTCGCAAGGCGTGGGTGATACAGAAAATCGGGGAGGTTATGCTGGACGTCTGGCTCTTGAAATGGCGGAGTGGCCGGGAGTAGAGGGTATTGCCTTGGAAAACACGGCAAAGCGCGGCAGGAGAAGCGATCAGTTGCTGGCGTTATTCCAGCAGGGCAAACTATCGGGCCCCTTGCTCGCTTCCGATTACATCTTTATGACAATTGGCGGCAATGACGTCATGCGCATCGTGAAACGGGATTTATTTTCATTGAATGTCGACGCATTCAGCGAAGAGATGATTTTTTACCAGAATCGCTTCGAGACCATCTATGCATCCATCCGTTCATTGAATCCATCTGCGCCGCTCATTGTTATTGGCTTGTATAATCCGTTTTCATTGGTTACCGACGAAGTGAAAGAATTTGATGAAATTATCGCTTCCTATAATGGAGTCATGGAAGAAACCTTGGAAGACGACCCGCACGCCTGCTTTGTGCCTGTCAGCGATTTATTTGTTGGCAATGACAATCTTGTGTACCATACCGATTTCTTCCACCCGAACAGCAAAGGCTACGACTTAATGGCTGAACGTGTATCAGAAACGATGGGGGACTGCGGCATCAGCTTTCAGGAATAG
- a CDS encoding class I SAM-dependent methyltransferase: protein MKTIVTTAYRPTDATKRCAQETAQLLGLQAVERNKRPIYKLHEELAADILVCKKERLELYPVGQSEPFFFHPNSAAFRSKRPLENDPLVEVSGLEPGDAFLDCTLGLASDALIASIVVGDTGRVVGCESDPVIAHIIHTGLKDYQDMPKLHDSMKRIQVVPQNAVDYLKALDDDSFDVVYMDPMFTEQIVEASNFAPLRNNADHGQLTEEWVAEAERVARKSVVLKAHFRSADFETFGFKRRVRPNTKFHFGVIQMNKSK, encoded by the coding sequence GTGAAGACGATCGTTACGACCGCTTACCGGCCGACGGATGCGACCAAGCGCTGTGCACAAGAGACGGCGCAGCTTCTTGGCCTGCAGGCAGTCGAGCGCAATAAGCGGCCGATCTACAAATTGCACGAAGAACTAGCGGCGGACATTCTCGTCTGCAAAAAAGAACGGCTCGAGCTTTATCCAGTCGGACAAAGCGAGCCGTTCTTTTTTCATCCCAATTCGGCGGCATTTCGTTCGAAGCGGCCGTTAGAAAATGATCCACTCGTTGAAGTGTCAGGGCTCGAGCCGGGAGACGCATTCCTCGATTGCACACTCGGCCTGGCGAGTGATGCGCTCATTGCTTCGATTGTCGTTGGGGACACCGGAAGAGTGGTTGGCTGTGAAAGCGACCCGGTCATTGCCCATATCATCCATACAGGCTTGAAAGATTATCAGGACATGCCGAAACTGCACGATTCGATGAAGCGCATTCAAGTCGTCCCGCAAAATGCGGTCGATTATTTGAAGGCGCTCGATGACGATTCCTTCGATGTCGTTTATATGGATCCGATGTTCACGGAACAGATTGTCGAAGCGTCAAACTTCGCGCCGCTTCGGAACAACGCGGACCATGGCCAATTAACCGAGGAATGGGTAGCGGAAGCAGAGCGCGTGGCAAGGAAAAGCGTCGTCTTAAAAGCACACTTCCGCTCGGCTGACTTTGAAACGTTTGGCTTCAAGCGTCGTGTGCGACCAAATACAAAATTCCATTTCGGCGTCATACAAATGAATAAGAGTAAATAA
- a CDS encoding potassium channel family protein, with protein sequence MKLRNFIYEAFLFLLVIVSVTIALVSNERFTLVHWIIWGIFFVDYFIRFFAAEHKWTFIKSHPLELFAIIPLDAIYQAARFFMFFRMLKLWGILPRFLKPVYAVLKTNGLEKLLIFAVILIFLVPIPMILIEPQIVNYTDAIWWAVVTVTTVGYGDIIPETGIGRLFAVILMFVGIGIIGTFTSAISAYFASRRRALEEDHVLDIVNSIKKIEKLTEEDHQLIQNYLKKKME encoded by the coding sequence ATGAAATTACGAAATTTCATTTACGAGGCTTTTCTATTTCTGTTGGTAATCGTTTCCGTCACTATTGCACTGGTTTCCAATGAACGTTTCACTTTGGTTCATTGGATCATCTGGGGGATTTTCTTCGTTGATTATTTCATTCGCTTCTTTGCCGCTGAACACAAATGGACATTTATTAAATCCCACCCCTTGGAATTGTTTGCTATCATACCACTGGATGCGATTTATCAGGCAGCGCGCTTTTTCATGTTTTTCCGGATGTTGAAATTATGGGGCATCCTTCCTCGTTTTTTGAAGCCTGTTTATGCCGTCTTAAAAACGAATGGCTTGGAGAAGCTGCTGATTTTCGCGGTCATTTTGATTTTTCTCGTGCCGATTCCAATGATCCTAATCGAACCTCAGATCGTTAACTACACCGATGCCATCTGGTGGGCAGTCGTGACGGTTACGACTGTCGGATATGGCGACATCATCCCTGAAACCGGCATCGGCCGTTTATTTGCAGTTATCTTGATGTTTGTCGGAATCGGGATCATCGGTACATTCACTAGCGCCATTTCGGCTTATTTCGCCTCCCGCAGGCGGGCACTGGAAGAAGACCACGTGCTCGATATCGTCAATTCGATCAAAAAAATCGAAAAACTGACTGAAGAAGACCATCAGCTCATCCAGAACTATCTAAAGAAAAAAATGGAATGA
- a CDS encoding RNA polymerase subunit sigma-70 codes for MKVWADELLHEYGIHKKDLERCRDRLDRNDFHSKQDLKQINSMIESMNFSMEWLETGRQPGTFKGIDKKSIYQHQSFSNMDFIPDITEQLEEGPKQLYMTAEEKIILADILRRYRCVNGNVISCMRLRSLASEWLRKK; via the coding sequence ATGAAAGTATGGGCAGATGAACTATTACACGAATACGGCATTCACAAAAAAGACCTGGAGCGATGTCGGGACCGATTGGATCGCAACGATTTTCACAGCAAACAGGACCTCAAGCAGATCAACAGCATGATTGAAAGCATGAACTTCTCGATGGAATGGCTCGAGACGGGACGCCAGCCCGGAACATTCAAAGGTATCGACAAGAAGAGCATCTACCAACATCAATCCTTCTCGAATATGGATTTCATCCCCGATATTACTGAGCAGTTGGAAGAAGGCCCTAAGCAATTGTATATGACGGCCGAAGAGAAGATTATTCTGGCTGACATTTTGCGTCGTTATCGCTGCGTGAACGGCAATGTTATATCTTGCATGAGGCTGCGAAGCTTAGCATCAGAATGGTTGCGGAAGAAATAG
- a CDS encoding terminase small subunit produces MVKFTAKQQIFIDEYLVDLNGTQAAIRAGYSEKTASTTAAKFLAQGNIRARIEEIKKTRADRLELDAYWVLKRLMDISN; encoded by the coding sequence ATGGTAAAGTTTACAGCGAAGCAGCAAATATTTATCGATGAATACCTAGTGGACCTAAATGGCACTCAGGCGGCGATTCGTGCAGGGTACAGTGAAAAAACAGCAAGTACTACAGCAGCCAAGTTTCTAGCACAAGGTAACATCCGCGCGCGTATAGAGGAAATAAAGAAAACGCGAGCTGACCGATTGGAACTTGATGCTTACTGGGTGCTGAAACGCTTGATGGATATATCAAACTGA
- a CDS encoding RusA family crossover junction endodeoxyribonuclease, with product MNRIVCEIVGELVAQGRPRAGKSFTGKTVLYDPEKSRVFKQYVKLIASQHKPQELIQGPIHLELTFYQPTPKKYQTRPKQELIAAGLLLPTTKPYVDNLEKSVNDGLSKILWQDDSQVVSMMVKKLYSMTPRVVVLISY from the coding sequence ATGAACCGAATCGTATGCGAAATAGTTGGGGAGCTGGTTGCCCAGGGCAGACCTCGAGCCGGAAAAAGCTTCACCGGCAAGACGGTTCTCTACGATCCGGAAAAGTCCCGGGTCTTCAAACAATACGTGAAGCTCATTGCATCACAGCACAAGCCACAGGAGCTCATTCAGGGACCGATACACTTGGAGCTGACATTCTATCAGCCGACACCGAAGAAGTATCAGACGCGTCCGAAACAGGAGCTTATTGCGGCGGGGTTATTGCTTCCGACTACAAAGCCGTACGTCGATAATCTGGAGAAGAGTGTGAATGATGGGCTTTCGAAGATTCTTTGGCAGGACGATAGCCAAGTGGTCAGCATGATGGTGAAGAAGTTGTACAGTATGACGCCGAGGGTCGTTGTGCTGATTAGTTACTAA
- a CDS encoding lysophospholipid acyltransferase family protein, producing MIKSARTFSYLFGYLPVAAANLAKFKKRKAGMSQQDYSRLIHSEPQKWASGIMKRTGSHVEVSGLEHLPEGPVLFVSNHEGNFDIPVLLSSIPKPFGFISKEEVKKFPIIPSYMEEMNCVFLDRTDRRSAFKSVTDTIEKLREGHSILIFPEGTRSKGQGLKDFKAGFMRIAKDAAVPVVPIAIEGTSRIMEDNNNQIRPARVTVQVLEPFTPEQLESAGVKAAQVVKERIEQALDTIQ from the coding sequence GTGATTAAGTCGGCGAGAACTTTTTCCTATCTATTCGGCTATTTGCCGGTAGCTGCCGCCAATTTGGCGAAATTCAAAAAGCGCAAGGCAGGAATGAGCCAACAGGATTACAGCCGGCTCATTCATAGCGAGCCCCAAAAATGGGCGTCAGGCATCATGAAGCGTACCGGTAGCCATGTTGAGGTTAGCGGGCTCGAACATTTACCGGAGGGGCCGGTCTTATTTGTCAGCAACCATGAAGGCAATTTTGACATTCCGGTATTGTTGTCATCGATTCCGAAACCGTTCGGCTTTATCTCCAAAGAAGAAGTGAAAAAATTCCCCATCATTCCGTCTTATATGGAAGAGATGAACTGCGTTTTCCTCGACCGGACGGACCGCCGAAGTGCTTTCAAATCCGTCACCGATACAATCGAGAAATTGCGTGAAGGTCATTCCATTCTAATTTTTCCGGAAGGCACAAGAAGCAAAGGCCAGGGGCTTAAAGACTTCAAAGCCGGCTTTATGCGCATTGCGAAAGACGCGGCCGTGCCGGTCGTGCCGATCGCGATTGAAGGCACGTCCCGCATTATGGAAGACAATAATAACCAGATTCGCCCTGCCCGCGTGACGGTCCAAGTACTGGAGCCGTTTACGCCGGAACAATTGGAGTCGGCGGGCGTGAAAGCGGCGCAAGTGGTAAAAGAACGCATTGAACAAGCTTTAGATACAATTCAGTAA
- a CDS encoding VOC family protein: MKPRISVITIGVDNLERALEFYRNGLGLPTEGIVGEEFDNGAVAFFDLQQGLKLAIWRRQDIAHETKTMLCLPSPTEFTLGQNGNSKSEVDAVMAQAKQAGALITDPAHDTFWGGYSGHFQDPDGHLWEVVWNPAWGEVD; encoded by the coding sequence ATGAAACCAAGAATTTCTGTCATTACTATTGGTGTGGATAACCTTGAGCGAGCGCTAGAATTTTACCGGAATGGTCTGGGCTTGCCAACAGAAGGAATAGTCGGGGAGGAGTTCGACAATGGAGCCGTCGCCTTTTTCGACCTTCAGCAAGGGCTGAAACTCGCCATTTGGAGACGTCAAGACATCGCCCATGAAACGAAAACAATGCTGTGCCTGCCAAGTCCTACAGAATTCACGCTTGGCCAAAATGGCAACAGCAAATCGGAAGTCGATGCGGTGATGGCGCAGGCCAAACAAGCTGGAGCCCTCATAACAGATCCGGCTCATGATACGTTTTGGGGCGGCTATTCCGGTCATTTTCAGGACCCGGACGGCCATTTGTGGGAAGTTGTCTGGAACCCTGCATGGGGAGAAGTGGATTAA
- a CDS encoding Shedu anti-phage system protein SduA domain-containing protein, translating to MQEINEDILKKFALKFHDRFVETKDYLEENAKSDLYKSIPDILTIDNVNVHAAYSDDTKHVMLRFNKGNKFNFRATKVDGDVSNIFDPLGAWKGKQQVGFNIKNSNVTLSGGSVKEMRPFKVSGEEIEVFITNFTVDAPPFSEIDIEYGLIVSYKRFLEIYQDINSYVANLTSVYFEYEIQDEKKGEYVLDLKAVRDRMVTLFFDESIGELKIDKFIEENPIILRVGLSLVPETFLHAKPMKDIHDDNPKEFIPDLVAFCNEDYNWKIVDYKKANKSIIRNSGKERTTLRSTVHLLISQLEDYVEYFSDKSQADHYKETYGVDIKYPSAIGIIGRVSEEEIDDFNKLKQRLPSHTKIVPYNFLFDSFERFIKMSEDLIK from the coding sequence ATGCAAGAAATCAATGAAGATATATTAAAAAAATTTGCTTTAAAGTTTCACGATAGATTTGTTGAAACAAAAGATTATCTCGAAGAAAATGCTAAAAGCGATTTATATAAAAGCATACCGGATATTTTAACTATAGATAATGTCAATGTTCATGCTGCTTATTCTGACGATACAAAACATGTAATGCTCAGATTTAACAAAGGTAATAAATTTAACTTTCGAGCAACTAAGGTAGATGGTGATGTCTCCAACATTTTCGATCCCCTCGGTGCCTGGAAAGGTAAACAACAAGTAGGCTTTAATATAAAGAATAGTAATGTCACGTTAAGCGGCGGTTCAGTAAAGGAAATGAGACCTTTTAAGGTTTCTGGTGAAGAAATTGAAGTGTTTATCACCAACTTCACTGTCGATGCACCGCCTTTTAGTGAAATAGATATCGAATATGGTTTGATTGTTTCCTACAAAAGATTTTTGGAGATTTATCAAGATATCAATTCTTACGTTGCTAATTTGACTAGTGTTTACTTTGAATATGAGATTCAAGATGAGAAAAAAGGTGAGTATGTTCTTGACTTAAAGGCAGTAAGGGATAGAATGGTCACATTATTCTTTGACGAGAGTATTGGTGAGTTAAAGATTGATAAATTCATTGAAGAGAACCCAATCATTTTACGGGTTGGTCTGTCGTTAGTCCCTGAGACTTTTTTACACGCGAAGCCCATGAAGGACATCCATGATGATAACCCAAAAGAGTTTATACCCGATTTAGTGGCTTTTTGTAATGAAGATTACAACTGGAAAATAGTTGACTACAAAAAAGCCAATAAGAGCATCATAAGAAACTCAGGAAAAGAAAGAACGACTTTAAGGTCGACGGTACATCTTTTAATTAGCCAGTTAGAAGACTATGTAGAGTATTTTAGTGATAAGTCTCAGGCAGATCATTACAAAGAAACTTATGGAGTAGATATTAAGTATCCAAGTGCTATTGGAATAATTGGTAGAGTATCAGAAGAAGAAATTGACGATTTTAATAAATTAAAACAAAGACTTCCGAGTCATACAAAAATTGTACCGTACAATTTTTTATTTGATAGTTTTGAAAGGTTTATTAAGATGTCGGAAGACTTAATAAAATAA
- a CDS encoding DegV family protein, protein MSKIHIVTDSTADLKAEEIAAYGLHVVPLSIQIGGNTYLDRVDLEPEAFLKLMKESDEFPKSSQPAPGVFKELYDELGKDGSQIISIHMTGGMSGTVESARTAAELTDSDVTVIDSRYISHALTFQVFEAAQMAMDGKSLEEIVERVEQVRRSTKLYVVVDTLDNLVKGGRIGKGRAMIGSFLKIKPIASLDDGEYTPVAKMRSHKQVVDYLVKDFAERTKGKVVKGVGIAQANGQAMAEPLREKIKETGFTDIRYDFTTPVISTHTGIGAIGFMYYTG, encoded by the coding sequence ATGTCGAAAATTCACATTGTAACGGATTCGACTGCTGATTTGAAGGCAGAAGAAATAGCAGCATACGGGCTTCACGTCGTTCCCTTGTCGATCCAGATCGGAGGCAACACGTATCTGGACCGCGTCGATTTGGAGCCGGAAGCTTTCTTGAAACTCATGAAAGAGTCCGATGAATTCCCGAAGAGTTCCCAGCCAGCTCCGGGCGTTTTCAAAGAACTGTATGACGAGCTCGGCAAGGACGGAAGCCAAATCATTTCCATCCATATGACTGGCGGCATGAGCGGGACGGTGGAATCGGCGCGCACAGCAGCTGAACTGACGGACAGCGATGTCACGGTCATCGATTCTCGCTATATCTCCCATGCTTTGACGTTCCAGGTGTTTGAAGCCGCACAGATGGCAATGGACGGCAAATCATTGGAAGAAATCGTCGAACGCGTTGAACAAGTGCGTCGCAGCACGAAATTGTATGTCGTAGTCGACACGCTCGATAATTTGGTCAAGGGCGGACGCATTGGCAAAGGCCGTGCAATGATTGGCTCATTTCTGAAGATCAAGCCGATTGCTTCGCTGGATGACGGCGAATATACGCCTGTCGCGAAAATGCGCAGCCATAAGCAAGTGGTCGATTATTTGGTGAAAGATTTTGCCGAACGCACTAAAGGCAAAGTCGTTAAAGGGGTCGGCATCGCCCAGGCGAACGGCCAAGCAATGGCTGAGCCATTGCGTGAAAAAATCAAAGAAACTGGCTTTACCGATATCCGCTATGATTTTACAACTCCAGTCATTTCGACGCATACCGGAATCGGCGCCATCGGTTTCATGTATTACACGGGGTAA
- a CDS encoding BrxA/BrxB family bacilliredoxin, with product MNAYDEYMKGIVVPMRKELTESGFTELTTAEDVNEHMSNSQGVSLVIINSICGCAAGLARPAVREAVELAEHKPDHLVTVFAGQDKEATAQMRQFFEEVPPSSPSIAVIKDGQLAHFIPREEIEGYEMEQVRDAVKQAIEEAAQ from the coding sequence ATGAACGCATACGATGAGTACATGAAAGGCATTGTTGTCCCAATGCGCAAAGAACTGACAGAATCCGGATTTACGGAGCTAACGACGGCAGAAGATGTCAACGAACATATGAGCAACTCACAAGGTGTGAGTCTCGTGATCATTAACTCAATCTGCGGATGCGCCGCAGGGCTTGCACGCCCGGCAGTGCGCGAAGCGGTGGAATTGGCTGAGCACAAGCCAGATCATTTGGTAACAGTATTTGCAGGACAGGACAAGGAAGCGACAGCGCAGATGCGCCAGTTCTTCGAGGAAGTGCCACCATCGTCTCCTTCGATCGCGGTCATAAAAGACGGCCAGCTTGCGCATTTCATTCCGCGCGAAGAAATCGAAGGCTATGAGATGGAACAAGTGCGTGATGCCGTGAAACAAGCGATCGAGGAAGCAGCGCAGTGA